The following proteins are co-located in the Armatimonadota bacterium genome:
- a CDS encoding hydroxyacid dehydrogenase — MSKLKVWYIQTEAHTERVFQPEHYQAMLDEFDVTVNTTGRNLTTDEIAAGIAGYDAIVTGWGAPPLTDPVFENADRLKLIAHSAGSIKALVSREVIDKYLVPRGIVLFSANVAIAYNVAESTVGMLLMTCHRWPDFNAYFKRTGMWKDPSVRWNARFLKGSTVGIVAASKVGREVIKLLSVWPLKMIVHDPYLSDEEAAEMGVEKVGLNELFERSDHVTIHLPSIESTNNMIGKEQFDLMKPGATLVNTSRGSCIDHDALIEKCKAGLADPDNQGIFVCLDVTTPEPLPRYSEFRLLDNVYIAPHVSGAGFYGYFKIGEQTLDALRAYSAGEPVVGAVDYDRYEILA; from the coding sequence ATGTCAAAGCTGAAGGTTTGGTATATCCAGACTGAGGCCCACACCGAGCGGGTCTTCCAGCCCGAGCATTACCAGGCAATGCTGGACGAGTTCGACGTCACGGTGAACACCACCGGCAGGAATCTTACCACCGACGAAATCGCGGCGGGCATCGCCGGGTATGATGCGATTGTCACCGGCTGGGGTGCGCCGCCCTTGACCGACCCAGTGTTCGAAAATGCCGACCGGCTCAAGCTCATAGCCCATTCCGCCGGATCCATCAAAGCACTGGTGTCGCGGGAAGTCATTGATAAGTACCTGGTCCCCCGGGGCATCGTGCTCTTCAGTGCAAACGTAGCCATCGCCTACAATGTGGCTGAGTCCACCGTGGGCATGCTGCTCATGACCTGCCACCGCTGGCCCGATTTCAACGCATACTTCAAGCGGACCGGTATGTGGAAGGATCCTTCAGTGCGCTGGAATGCCCGGTTCCTGAAAGGCAGCACCGTGGGCATCGTGGCCGCGAGCAAAGTGGGTCGCGAGGTGATCAAGCTCCTTAGCGTCTGGCCGCTGAAAATGATCGTCCACGACCCATACCTCTCCGACGAAGAAGCAGCGGAAATGGGTGTGGAGAAGGTCGGGCTGAATGAGCTGTTCGAGCGTTCCGACCATGTGACCATCCACCTGCCCAGCATCGAGTCCACGAACAACATGATCGGCAAGGAGCAGTTCGACCTGATGAAGCCGGGAGCCACGCTTGTGAACACGTCGCGCGGGTCGTGCATCGATCACGACGCGCTCATTGAGAAGTGCAAGGCGGGCCTGGCCGACCCGGACAATCAGGGCATATTCGTGTGCCTGGACGTGACCACACCCGAGCCGCTGCCCAGGTACAGCGAGTTCCGGCTGCTGGACAACGTATATATCGCTCCCCACGTTTCAGGGGCGGGGTTCTACGGGTACTTCAAGATAGGTGAGCAAACGCTGGATGCTCTGCGCGCGTATTCTGCCGGGGAACCTGTCGTGGGCGCAGTGGATTATGACAGGTACGAGATTCTTGCTTGA
- a CDS encoding NAD(P)-dependent oxidoreductase, which produces MRILITGAAGEFGRDLTPWLAQRFNVRATDIVPAHYPCEFIQADLREPEQVRGLVEGIDAVIHLAVLLPKAFATGDFVDVNVKAVTLLWEAAANAGVSRMVYISTVWATGHGQEEGYLPVDENAPCTPLEMYGLTKLQGELSAEYFARVHGLSTVVLRMCGYARCPEFAPDGSVDLAQADLGTIGLSMISPGGKLYNPNDLGDLMVSAVTTPGITFERVIAGNIVPWQPADAAALATDPCPVIDRYFPGAADLFADYGIAPPPIPFWYSTRAAQRLLGLHNEYTLNDLIAAHRSR; this is translated from the coding sequence ATGCGCATCCTCATCACCGGCGCCGCAGGGGAGTTTGGCCGCGACCTCACCCCCTGGCTTGCTCAGCGTTTCAATGTCCGCGCAACCGACATCGTCCCCGCCCATTACCCGTGCGAGTTCATTCAGGCCGACCTGCGCGAACCCGAGCAGGTGCGGGGTCTCGTGGAAGGCATCGACGCGGTCATCCACCTCGCTGTGCTCCTGCCGAAAGCCTTCGCAACCGGCGATTTCGTGGACGTGAACGTGAAGGCCGTCACCCTCCTGTGGGAAGCCGCGGCAAACGCCGGGGTCTCGCGCATGGTCTATATCAGCACCGTCTGGGCCACCGGTCACGGGCAGGAGGAGGGCTACCTGCCGGTAGATGAGAACGCTCCCTGCACTCCCCTGGAAATGTATGGGCTCACCAAGCTCCAGGGCGAACTGTCCGCCGAGTATTTCGCCCGCGTTCACGGCCTGAGCACCGTCGTCCTGCGCATGTGCGGCTACGCGCGCTGCCCCGAATTCGCTCCCGATGGGTCTGTGGACCTCGCGCAGGCAGATCTCGGCACCATCGGACTTTCCATGATTTCTCCCGGTGGAAAGCTCTACAACCCCAACGACCTGGGCGACCTGATGGTCTCCGCCGTGACCACCCCCGGCATCACCTTCGAGCGGGTCATCGCCGGGAACATTGTGCCCTGGCAGCCCGCGGATGCCGCCGCCCTCGCGACTGATCCGTGCCCAGTGATTGACCGATACTTCCCGGGTGCGGCGGACCTTTTCGCCGACTACGGCATCGCGCCGCCGCCCATTCCCTTCTGGTACTCCACCAGGGCCGCCCAGCGCCTTCTGGGACTGCACAATGAGTACACCCTCAACGACCTGATCGCCGCCCACCGCAGCCGGTGA
- the nth gene encoding endonuclease III yields the protein MPRESKAARKERAAEICARLAKAHPDATIALKFGNTWELLVATILSAQATDVKVNEVTADLFQKYRTVEDYANADLAEFEQDIHALGFFRNKAKSITSAAREVLERFGGEVPGSMEELLTLPGVARKTANVVLGNGFGIAEGFVVDTHVARLAVRMGLTPAQKTKTTNTDKIEQDLMELIPRDKWIDCGHALIFHGRRICDAKKPLCGECPIADICPKVGVKSK from the coding sequence ATGCCCCGCGAGTCCAAAGCCGCTCGCAAGGAACGCGCCGCTGAGATCTGCGCCCGCCTTGCCAAGGCTCATCCCGATGCCACCATTGCCCTCAAGTTCGGCAACACCTGGGAGCTTCTCGTCGCCACAATCCTCTCCGCCCAGGCGACCGACGTGAAGGTCAATGAAGTCACCGCCGACCTGTTCCAGAAGTACCGCACCGTGGAGGACTACGCTAACGCGGACCTTGCTGAGTTCGAGCAGGACATCCATGCGCTGGGGTTCTTCCGCAATAAGGCGAAGAGCATCACGAGCGCAGCGCGGGAAGTGCTGGAGCGCTTCGGCGGCGAAGTCCCCGGCAGCATGGAAGAACTCCTCACTCTCCCCGGCGTCGCCCGGAAGACCGCGAATGTTGTCCTCGGCAACGGTTTCGGTATTGCGGAAGGCTTCGTGGTGGACACCCACGTGGCGCGCCTGGCGGTGCGCATGGGTCTCACACCCGCGCAGAAAACAAAGACCACCAACACCGACAAGATCGAGCAGGACCTGATGGAGCTGATCCCCCGGGACAAGTGGATCGACTGCGGTCATGCTCTCATCTTCCATGGTCGCCGCATCTGCGACGCGAAGAAGCCCCTCTGCGGGGAGTGCCCCATCGCCGATATCTGCCCGAAAGTCGGAGTGAAGTCGAAGTGA
- a CDS encoding DUF362 domain-containing protein, which yields MPKVSIVNAREDPQQAFGRALELIGLGDLIQPGQTVLLKPNRHGGHGYTSPDVLEAGAKWAFSKGAGEVWIGDGPVWSMVGDTLTEYFRESGLFGACERSGATPLDFHAGEYRLFRPKHPDLPETIAFSEYLYQADIVINMPVMKTHFNTLVTLGIKNLKGCMRPIDKKVFHEIELNHAIAEMCRMLAPTITVHLMDATVAYEGMGPGSGTPVDMGLLLASKDVVALDSVACDLMGIDPKQARLIRFCADRGVGVMDLERIERVGEDPDKHRRRFQLPYEALADEFPNLRIISENACSGCAMNLFRALDIARGCGQSVTCQTVVIGPSVETEEQTLLVGRCTKSGWDGAPHVKGCPPSVDSIREGLTGIPHGPGMPKT from the coding sequence GTGCCCAAAGTCTCCATTGTCAATGCGCGTGAAGACCCCCAGCAGGCATTCGGCAGAGCGCTGGAACTCATCGGTCTGGGTGACCTCATCCAGCCCGGTCAAACCGTGCTGCTCAAACCTAACCGCCATGGCGGGCATGGGTACACTTCGCCCGATGTCCTGGAAGCCGGCGCGAAATGGGCCTTCAGCAAGGGCGCCGGCGAGGTCTGGATTGGCGACGGCCCAGTCTGGAGCATGGTCGGCGACACCCTCACCGAGTACTTCCGGGAGAGCGGCCTTTTCGGCGCCTGCGAGCGCTCCGGCGCGACACCTTTGGACTTCCACGCGGGCGAGTACCGGCTGTTCAGGCCGAAACACCCGGACCTGCCAGAGACCATCGCCTTTTCCGAGTACCTGTACCAGGCGGACATTGTCATCAACATGCCTGTGATGAAGACCCACTTCAATACCCTGGTGACTCTCGGTATCAAGAACCTCAAAGGCTGCATGCGCCCTATCGACAAGAAAGTCTTCCACGAGATCGAACTGAACCACGCTATCGCCGAGATGTGCCGTATGCTCGCGCCCACCATCACCGTGCATCTCATGGACGCCACCGTGGCCTACGAGGGCATGGGGCCCGGCTCGGGCACGCCGGTGGACATGGGCCTGCTTCTGGCATCGAAAGACGTGGTCGCTCTGGATTCCGTGGCCTGCGACCTCATGGGCATCGACCCGAAGCAGGCTCGCCTCATCCGTTTCTGCGCAGACCGCGGCGTGGGCGTCATGGACCTGGAGCGCATCGAGCGCGTGGGCGAAGACCCCGACAAGCACCGCCGGCGCTTCCAGCTGCCCTACGAAGCACTCGCCGATGAGTTCCCGAACCTGCGCATCATCAGCGAGAACGCCTGCAGCGGCTGCGCCATGAATCTCTTCCGCGCTCTGGACATTGCTCGAGGCTGCGGGCAGTCGGTAACCTGCCAGACCGTGGTGATCGGCCCCTCGGTGGAGACGGAGGAGCAGACGCTTCTCGTGGGACGCTGCACGAAGTCAGGCTGGGACGGCGCACCTCACGTGAAAGGCTGCCCACCCAGCGTAGATTCCATCCGCGAGGGCCTCACCGGCATTCCGCACGGTCCTGGCATGCCGAAGACGTGA
- a CDS encoding exo-alpha-sialidase: protein MTDEGIIESIIAPGTAQNKRNTEGDIIVLKDGTLLCAWSDFYGGAGDDAGARISAVKSIDGGKTWSERFTLQENVGKQNVMSVSFLRSKSGDILFFFLQKNSASDLDIYVRRSSDEGETWSDAVLVNAAPGYYVMNNARVIQLSTGRILCPTSFTEEVWTSQPFRTVVYFSDDDGHTWQRGQGIVECPKRGAMEPGLVELNDGRVLQIIRTQMGMIWYCTSGDGGNTWTAAEPWTVAAPEAPSTLVRMPDNGDFLLIYNPEVDLKAGHSGPRTPLVAAISSDEGRTWSEPKEIESNRSATYAYTSVTFHEGRALLTYYVAAGPTLSLKFKSIPLEWFRN, encoded by the coding sequence ATGACTGATGAAGGAATCATCGAGAGCATCATTGCGCCCGGCACCGCGCAGAATAAGCGAAACACAGAGGGCGACATCATCGTGCTCAAGGACGGGACCCTGCTGTGTGCGTGGTCCGACTTCTATGGCGGCGCCGGGGATGACGCGGGGGCGAGGATCTCGGCGGTCAAGTCCATCGACGGCGGGAAGACCTGGAGCGAGCGGTTCACGCTGCAGGAGAACGTAGGCAAGCAGAATGTAATGTCCGTGAGCTTCCTGCGCAGCAAGTCGGGAGACATCCTGTTCTTCTTCCTGCAGAAGAACTCCGCCAGCGATCTGGACATATATGTGCGGCGGTCCAGTGATGAAGGGGAGACGTGGAGTGACGCGGTTCTGGTGAACGCCGCCCCGGGCTACTATGTGATGAACAATGCCCGGGTGATCCAGCTGAGCACGGGGCGAATCCTGTGCCCGACGTCCTTCACGGAAGAGGTCTGGACCAGCCAGCCCTTCCGCACCGTCGTGTACTTCTCGGACGATGACGGGCATACCTGGCAGCGGGGTCAGGGGATCGTGGAGTGTCCGAAGCGCGGCGCCATGGAACCCGGGCTCGTCGAACTCAATGACGGCAGGGTCTTGCAGATCATTCGGACCCAGATGGGGATGATCTGGTATTGTACATCGGGCGATGGCGGGAATACCTGGACGGCTGCGGAACCCTGGACCGTCGCTGCGCCCGAAGCCCCGAGCACTCTCGTGCGCATGCCCGACAATGGGGATTTCCTTCTCATCTACAACCCCGAGGTGGACCTCAAAGCGGGGCACTCGGGGCCACGGACGCCACTGGTGGCGGCGATCTCCAGCGATGAGGGCAGGACGTGGTCTGAGCCGAAGGAGATCGAGAGTAACCGGTCGGCGACGTACGCCTACACCAGCGTCACCTTCCATGAGGGCCGGGCGCTGTTGACGTACTACGTGGCCGCGGGGCCAACCTTGTCGCTGAAGTTCAAGAGCATCCCGCTGGAGTGGTTCCGAAACTGA
- a CDS encoding glycosyltransferase family 2 protein, whose protein sequence is MKTRRAGVTVVPPARTRLPGSMRVDESSSIRSLTIIIPAYNEARRIGPSLDRIVQYASGSELSVDLLVVDDGSTDGTADVVHETVAGRMPVKVVTNNPNRGKGFSVRRGLMEAGGDCVLFSDADLSTPIEEADHLLAAIREGADVAIGSRSMKGSHISVHQPWWREKAGKLFGLMVRLLVLPGIQDSQCGFKCFRAEAARRIAPLLTLDGWAFDVELLLVARRLGYRIAQVPVEWRNDPNTKVRMLTDGPRMLVDMLRARWRVSRLPLETTSSHRVAQPTSREP, encoded by the coding sequence TTGAAAACGCGACGGGCGGGAGTGACGGTGGTGCCTCCCGCCCGCACCAGACTACCCGGGAGCATGCGAGTGGACGAAAGCTCGAGCATCCGAAGCCTGACAATCATCATTCCCGCCTACAACGAAGCCAGGCGCATCGGACCGTCGCTGGATAGGATCGTCCAGTACGCTTCAGGAAGCGAACTGTCGGTGGACCTGCTGGTTGTGGACGACGGCAGCACTGACGGGACGGCCGATGTGGTGCACGAGACTGTAGCCGGCCGCATGCCTGTGAAGGTTGTCACGAACAACCCCAACCGGGGCAAGGGGTTCTCGGTGCGGCGAGGATTGATGGAGGCCGGCGGCGACTGCGTCCTGTTCAGCGACGCCGATCTGTCCACACCCATCGAGGAGGCCGATCACTTGCTGGCGGCGATCCGGGAAGGTGCGGACGTAGCGATCGGGTCGCGGTCCATGAAAGGGTCGCACATTTCGGTACACCAGCCTTGGTGGCGGGAAAAGGCGGGGAAACTGTTCGGACTGATGGTGCGCCTGCTGGTGCTGCCGGGGATTCAGGACAGCCAGTGCGGTTTCAAATGCTTCCGGGCCGAAGCGGCGCGGCGCATTGCTCCCCTGCTCACTCTGGACGGGTGGGCTTTCGACGTGGAACTTCTTCTGGTGGCGCGCCGCCTGGGCTACAGGATCGCGCAGGTCCCGGTGGAGTGGCGGAATGATCCCAACACCAAGGTTCGCATGCTTACCGACGGCCCACGAATGCTGGTGGATATGCTGCGTGCGCGTTGGCGTGTAAGCCGACTGCCTCTTGAAACAACCTCCAGTCACCGCGTAGCGCAGCCAACGTCGAGAGAACCCTGA
- a CDS encoding DUF4838 domain-containing protein, which translates to MRLLICTLLALWAISSFAALNIYPDPSFEATGTPGVARTGERAAYLKVDAMNHWGAFGGQIPVEPFARYRVSEWVKGTVGKGNFFAPYVYEWDSYVWAFSAQNAMKSSDDWTHVELTFISPHPYMQVHPLAYIDAANCEAWADDIVVQKITEPEDVIAEIKAKAGPSADEQRILARWYVSQGDLAAATEVMRKTSGIVHADIARVIAAEIKDPAERKPYVLAMIAHGGPTYNWGIRRLNEITADMTASEKLGLFEEAIVSNPGSEASVAAYRTALQSSLAADPIALVAEQEAALEATREAVDRILGKLPDNSAARQKMQEVAALVDDMQRAIAERKAGLGTCEVSISGKVITPETHAIVIPDEPTPQEQHAARDLRHHLELITGQALPLVHDSERGDATPIFVGKCAGIKERIGGMDFESLGIEGIHIKTAGPALVLAGNRRGVLYATYTFLEDYLGCRWFAPDCSTWPREGEIKIGSIDKRYIPPLEYRSTDYPSSRPGDFSVRNKYNGTQHQLDEARGGNISYRGFVHTFNALVPPERYFAEHPEYYSEINGARVGPDHSQLCLTNPDVLRIAIQTVRQWIKESPNASIISVSQNDWHNYCQCEKCSALAEEEGSQAGPLLHFVNAIAEDIEKDYPHIIIDTLAYQYTRKPPLHVKPRPNVAIRLCSIECCFIHPLETDPFNKTFVDDIRGWNKICDRLHIWDYVINYAHSIMPFPNLYVLGPNINFFINNGVTGIYEEACYYTKGSELQELRSYVMAKLLWDPSYDTDKAIDEFCAAYYGAAAPFVREYINIIHESAQSIPNMHVRIYSPPTAGYLTPEVIEKSVALFDQAEAAVQDDAKLLHRVQVARLPIMYTQIALGTEASFAEKDGALVQQAGTDAGDLVARFEKIARAEGITRVREGGPQASLDAWLEARPKQGRKLDLETLHSGDLRLYIIPSLGGRIWSATYKGHELLRKAGRPDAWVPDEGGYEEYTESGYRSPGWFEPYRVTAKSDRSLTLEANLKNGLRVSRTIELDADKPLVRIRTTATNPEGAARSAALRVHPEYAVTSTANCEVRLFGADGGWTAVDCADPADPLAERERWLTTDDVRGAWAVVDKGADIALVNRFDTDQVERLLLNYSGSKSRVNLELFGKQRSLNAGESVTLEHTLEVVPAGAL; encoded by the coding sequence ATGCGCCTGCTCATCTGCACCCTCCTGGCATTGTGGGCCATCTCATCCTTCGCCGCCCTCAACATCTACCCCGACCCCAGTTTCGAAGCTACCGGCACCCCGGGGGTCGCACGCACCGGTGAGCGCGCCGCGTACCTGAAGGTTGACGCCATGAACCACTGGGGGGCTTTCGGCGGGCAAATCCCGGTCGAGCCCTTTGCCCGCTACCGCGTGAGCGAGTGGGTCAAGGGCACCGTCGGCAAGGGCAACTTCTTCGCCCCATACGTCTACGAGTGGGACAGCTACGTCTGGGCCTTCAGCGCCCAGAATGCCATGAAGTCCTCGGACGACTGGACCCATGTGGAACTCACTTTCATCTCGCCCCACCCGTATATGCAAGTCCATCCACTGGCGTACATTGATGCCGCGAACTGCGAGGCATGGGCGGATGACATCGTGGTCCAGAAGATCACCGAACCCGAGGACGTCATCGCCGAAATCAAGGCGAAAGCCGGCCCTTCCGCCGATGAGCAGCGCATCCTGGCCCGCTGGTACGTCAGTCAGGGCGACCTCGCCGCCGCCACCGAAGTCATGCGAAAGACATCAGGCATCGTCCACGCGGACATCGCCCGGGTCATCGCCGCCGAGATCAAAGACCCCGCAGAGCGCAAGCCCTATGTGCTCGCAATGATCGCCCACGGGGGCCCCACCTACAACTGGGGTATTCGCCGCCTGAACGAGATCACCGCGGACATGACGGCCTCCGAGAAGCTGGGCCTCTTCGAGGAAGCGATCGTGTCCAATCCCGGATCGGAGGCGTCAGTGGCCGCATACCGCACCGCCCTTCAAAGTAGTCTTGCGGCCGATCCCATCGCCCTGGTGGCCGAGCAGGAAGCGGCCCTGGAAGCCACCCGAGAGGCCGTCGACCGCATTCTGGGCAAGTTACCGGACAACTCTGCCGCCCGACAGAAAATGCAGGAGGTGGCCGCATTGGTTGACGACATGCAGCGGGCAATTGCGGAACGGAAGGCAGGCCTCGGGACGTGCGAGGTCTCCATTTCCGGGAAGGTCATCACTCCCGAGACCCACGCCATCGTCATCCCCGACGAGCCAACGCCCCAGGAGCAGCATGCCGCGCGAGACCTGCGCCATCACCTGGAACTGATCACGGGCCAGGCCCTGCCGCTAGTGCACGACAGCGAACGGGGAGACGCCACACCCATCTTTGTGGGCAAGTGTGCGGGCATCAAAGAACGCATCGGGGGAATGGATTTCGAGAGCCTGGGCATCGAGGGCATCCACATCAAGACCGCCGGCCCTGCCCTGGTGCTCGCGGGAAACAGGCGCGGCGTCCTGTATGCCACCTATACCTTCCTGGAGGACTATCTCGGTTGCCGCTGGTTTGCTCCGGACTGCAGCACGTGGCCCCGCGAGGGCGAGATCAAGATCGGCAGCATTGACAAGCGCTACATCCCGCCGCTGGAATACCGATCCACCGACTACCCAAGCTCGCGCCCCGGGGACTTCTCCGTGCGCAACAAGTACAACGGAACCCAGCATCAGCTTGACGAGGCCCGGGGAGGGAACATCAGCTACCGCGGCTTCGTGCATACTTTCAACGCTCTGGTGCCGCCCGAACGCTACTTCGCAGAGCATCCCGAGTACTACTCGGAGATCAACGGGGCTCGTGTCGGCCCGGACCACTCACAGCTGTGTCTGACCAATCCCGACGTCCTGCGCATCGCCATACAGACCGTGCGCCAGTGGATCAAGGAGTCCCCGAATGCCAGTATCATTTCAGTCTCCCAGAATGACTGGCACAACTACTGCCAGTGCGAGAAATGCAGCGCTCTGGCCGAAGAAGAGGGCAGCCAGGCCGGGCCCCTGCTGCATTTCGTCAACGCCATCGCCGAGGACATCGAGAAGGACTACCCGCATATCATCATCGATACCCTCGCCTATCAATACACCCGCAAGCCGCCGCTGCATGTGAAGCCCCGGCCCAACGTAGCCATTCGTCTCTGCAGCATTGAGTGCTGCTTCATTCACCCGTTGGAGACCGACCCCTTCAACAAGACCTTCGTGGACGACATCCGCGGTTGGAACAAGATCTGCGACCGCCTGCACATCTGGGACTACGTGATCAACTACGCCCACAGCATCATGCCATTCCCGAATCTCTATGTGCTCGGGCCGAACATCAACTTCTTCATCAACAACGGGGTCACGGGGATCTATGAGGAGGCCTGCTACTACACCAAAGGGTCCGAACTTCAGGAGCTCCGCTCTTACGTGATGGCCAAGCTCCTGTGGGACCCGTCCTACGACACGGACAAGGCCATCGACGAGTTCTGCGCGGCGTACTACGGCGCGGCAGCGCCCTTCGTGCGTGAGTACATCAATATCATCCACGAGTCGGCCCAGAGCATCCCCAACATGCACGTGCGCATCTACTCGCCACCAACCGCGGGTTACCTGACGCCCGAAGTGATAGAGAAGTCGGTGGCCCTTTTCGACCAGGCCGAGGCCGCAGTTCAGGATGACGCGAAGCTCCTGCACCGGGTCCAGGTGGCCCGGCTGCCCATCATGTACACCCAGATCGCCCTGGGCACCGAGGCCAGCTTCGCCGAGAAAGACGGCGCGCTCGTTCAGCAGGCCGGGACCGACGCCGGGGACCTCGTCGCCCGGTTCGAGAAGATCGCGCGAGCCGAGGGCATCACGCGCGTTCGCGAAGGCGGCCCCCAGGCCAGTCTGGACGCGTGGCTCGAAGCCCGGCCCAAACAGGGTCGCAAGCTTGACCTGGAGACCCTCCACAGCGGTGACCTGAGGCTGTACATCATCCCCTCCCTCGGAGGGCGCATCTGGTCGGCAACGTACAAGGGCCACGAGCTTCTCCGCAAGGCGGGCAGGCCCGACGCCTGGGTGCCTGATGAGGGCGGTTACGAGGAATACACCGAGAGTGGTTACCGCTCTCCGGGGTGGTTCGAGCCATATCGGGTGACCGCAAAGTCCGACCGCAGTCTGACCCTCGAGGCGAACCTGAAGAACGGGCTGCGCGTCAGCCGAACCATCGAACTCGACGCGGACAAGCCCCTTGTGCGCATCCGCACCACCGCGACCAACCCGGAAGGCGCGGCGCGATCCGCCGCTTTGCGCGTGCACCCGGAATATGCGGTCACCTCCACCGCGAACTGCGAAGTCCGGCTCTTCGGGGCGGATGGTGGGTGGACGGCAGTCGATTGCGCCGATCCCGCCGACCCCCTGGCCGAGCGAGAGCGTTGGCTGACCACCGACGATGTGCGCGGAGCCTGGGCAGTGGTGGACAAGGGGGCGGACATCGCCCTGGTGAACCGATTCGATACCGATCAGGTCGAGCGCCTGTTGCTGAACTACAGCGGTTCAAAATCCCGGGTGAATCTGGAATTGTTCGGCAAGCAGAGGAGTCTGAACGCAGGCGAAAGCGTCACCCTGGAGCACACGCTGGAAGTCGTCCCGGCAGGGGCATTGTAG
- the galT gene encoding galactose-1-phosphate uridylyltransferase, translating to MSELRLDPILNRWVIVAPARGMRPQGFDPDPQDAERPSACPMCEGNERMTPNEIFAVRDRGEPDKPGWYVRVVPNKFPALRVEGNLEPRRDGLFERMDGVGAHEIVIETPDHTQDLAFMPQEQIIRVITAQCQRVEDLQRDARFRQVIVFRNHRKAAGATLGHPHSQVMAVPIIPRCIQDQLASAARHEERNGTCLFCDVLAQELSAGERIVLESDGFVAFVPYASMHPYTTVIYPRSHGHQFPGMSAQERADLADVLRRVLLAYRAALFDAPYNLIYHTAPNSLVCGLEPDCENLETRYHWHVEIIPRVGQVAGFERGTGLYINPVAPESAAKELQQAVG from the coding sequence ATGTCAGAGCTTCGTCTGGACCCGATCCTCAACCGGTGGGTCATCGTCGCTCCCGCGCGAGGCATGCGGCCCCAGGGGTTCGACCCTGATCCCCAGGATGCCGAGCGTCCCAGCGCCTGCCCGATGTGCGAGGGCAACGAGCGCATGACCCCCAATGAGATATTCGCCGTGCGCGACCGTGGAGAGCCTGACAAGCCGGGCTGGTACGTGCGCGTGGTCCCCAACAAGTTCCCCGCGCTGCGGGTGGAGGGCAATCTGGAGCCCCGGCGAGACGGGCTCTTCGAGCGCATGGACGGGGTCGGCGCTCACGAGATTGTGATCGAAACCCCGGACCACACCCAGGACCTTGCCTTCATGCCCCAGGAGCAGATTATCCGGGTCATCACCGCCCAGTGCCAGCGTGTGGAGGATCTGCAGCGGGATGCACGCTTTCGCCAGGTGATCGTCTTCCGAAATCACCGCAAGGCGGCGGGGGCAACCCTCGGACACCCCCACTCGCAGGTCATGGCGGTGCCGATCATCCCAAGGTGCATCCAGGACCAGCTTGCATCGGCGGCCCGCCATGAAGAGCGGAACGGGACGTGCCTGTTCTGCGATGTACTCGCGCAGGAACTGTCGGCAGGAGAGCGGATAGTCCTCGAGAGCGACGGGTTCGTGGCCTTCGTGCCCTACGCTTCAATGCACCCATATACCACGGTGATCTACCCGCGGTCCCACGGGCACCAGTTCCCGGGCATGTCCGCCCAGGAGCGTGCAGACCTGGCGGACGTGCTGCGCCGCGTGCTCCTGGCGTACCGCGCAGCGCTGTTTGACGCCCCCTACAATCTGATCTACCACACCGCGCCTAACTCGCTCGTTTGTGGATTGGAGCCGGATTGCGAGAACCTGGAGACCCGATATCACTGGCATGTTGAGATCATCCCGCGGGTCGGCCAGGTAGCGGGGTTTGAGCGCGGAACCGGGCTTTACATCAACCCTGTGGCGCCCGAGAGTGCGGCGAAGGAACTCCAGCAGGCCGTTGGCTAG